The Longimicrobium sp. genome has a segment encoding these proteins:
- a CDS encoding DNA-3-methyladenine glycosylase 2 family protein, whose translation MTHEDMLERFYARDHDSNGRFITGVLTTGIYCLPSCTARKPLPQNVRFFNTLDEARSAGLRPCRRCRPDNFYDHYDPDLHLLETLAADLRRRPGDFADAAALVSASGIGATKLNALFRRHFHLSPAAFLARERVDAACGALADGRSISDAAYMAGFESLSAFHENFRRQTGLTPGDYRALGSSAEFSIALPPGFRTDVVLRSHGRDPDSVLERVEGDGLVKGLVLGDAPVLLHLRFGDDVVRCRVDGLDRPGAGEMRAAHAAAVRLLGLAGDPSGFERLVARRADLARLVEGRRGLRIPQAADAWECLVWTIVGQQVNLPFAYALRTVVAELAGTPVGTGLRAHPTPEAVAQLDYADLTARRFSRRKAEYVIDTARLIAGGGLRLEGAEREMATTLERRLLDVRGLGPWSVRYLMMRGFGFADCVAVGDAGLSAALTRFFSLDHRPGGAEMEELMAPFAPFRSLATFHLWASLGDPQ comes from the coding sequence ATGACGCACGAGGACATGCTGGAGCGGTTCTACGCTCGCGACCACGACAGCAACGGCCGGTTCATCACCGGCGTGCTGACGACGGGCATCTACTGCCTTCCGTCGTGCACCGCGCGCAAGCCGCTGCCGCAGAACGTGCGCTTCTTCAACACGCTGGACGAGGCGCGCTCCGCCGGCCTGCGCCCGTGCCGCCGCTGCAGGCCCGACAACTTCTACGACCACTACGATCCGGACCTGCACCTGCTGGAAACGCTCGCCGCCGACCTCCGGCGCCGCCCGGGGGACTTCGCGGACGCGGCGGCGCTCGTCTCCGCGTCCGGCATCGGCGCGACCAAGCTGAACGCGCTGTTCCGCAGGCACTTTCACCTGAGCCCGGCCGCGTTCCTGGCCCGCGAACGGGTGGATGCCGCGTGCGGCGCCCTGGCGGACGGGCGGTCCATCAGCGACGCGGCGTACATGGCGGGGTTCGAGAGCCTGTCCGCCTTCCACGAGAACTTCCGCCGGCAGACGGGGCTTACGCCGGGCGACTACCGTGCGCTCGGCTCGTCGGCGGAGTTCTCGATCGCGCTGCCGCCTGGGTTCCGCACCGACGTGGTGCTGCGGTCGCATGGGCGCGATCCGGACAGCGTGCTGGAGCGGGTGGAGGGCGACGGACTCGTGAAGGGATTGGTGCTGGGCGATGCGCCCGTCCTCCTGCACCTGCGGTTCGGCGATGACGTGGTGCGGTGCCGGGTCGACGGGCTCGACCGACCCGGGGCGGGGGAGATGCGGGCGGCTCATGCGGCTGCGGTCCGGCTGCTCGGGCTTGCGGGCGATCCGTCCGGCTTCGAGCGGCTGGTGGCGCGCCGGGCGGACCTGGCGCGGCTGGTCGAGGGGCGGCGCGGGCTGCGCATTCCGCAGGCGGCGGATGCGTGGGAGTGCCTGGTGTGGACCATCGTCGGGCAGCAGGTGAACCTGCCGTTCGCCTATGCGCTGCGGACCGTGGTCGCCGAGCTGGCCGGCACGCCGGTGGGTACCGGTCTCCGCGCGCATCCCACGCCCGAAGCCGTCGCCCAGCTGGACTACGCTGACCTGACCGCCCGCCGCTTCTCGCGTCGCAAGGCGGAGTACGTGATCGACACGGCGCGGCTGATCGCCGGGGGCGGGCTGCGCCTGGAAGGCGCGGAGCGCGAGATGGCGACCACGCTGGAGCGGCGCCTGCTGGATGTCCGCGGGCTGGGGCCCTGGTCCGTGCGCTACCTGATGATGCGCGGCTTCGGCTTCGCGGACTGCGTGGCGGTGGGGGACGCGGGCCTTTCCGCCGCCCTGACCCGCTTCTTTTCCCTCGATCATCGGCCGGGCGGGGCGGAGATGGAGGAGCTCATGGCGCCCTTCGCCCCCTTCCGCAGCCTCGCGACCTTTCACCTCTGGGCCAGCCTGGGAGACCCGCAATGA
- a CDS encoding Txe/YoeB family addiction module toxin: MRVPPTAPPPARASRERKAILLDAFRRDLTFWIGSEPRVALRVMRLIDDVLREPYSGIGKPEPLKYGSGWSRRIAEEHRMVYELTSAGPEFLTARYHYHR, translated from the coding sequence ATGCGTGTTCCACCAACTGCGCCGCCACCCGCACGAGCCAGCCGCGAACGGAAGGCGATTCTGCTTGACGCGTTTCGCCGGGACCTCACGTTCTGGATCGGAAGCGAGCCGCGGGTTGCGCTCCGTGTCATGCGCCTGATCGATGATGTCCTACGCGAGCCGTACTCCGGAATCGGCAAGCCCGAGCCTCTGAAGTATGGGTCCGGCTGGTCACGAAGAATCGCCGAGGAGCATCGAATGGTGTACGAACTGACAAGCGCCGGACCCGAGTTCCTTACCGCACGGTACCACTACCATCGCTGA
- the rpoC gene encoding DNA-directed RNA polymerase subunit beta' yields RGEAETVKRAKKIVERDDPRVYEVLEDIIRDHPVLLNRAPTLHRLGIQAFEPVLVEGKAIRIHPLVCAAFNADFDGDQMAVHVPLSFEAQLEARVLMLSSNNILLPSNGRPVAAPSQDIVIGCYWLTKDQADFRDKVVADQAEIAKPPAERDQSVVLPRFGSVAEVEMALAHRRVGYHSTVYFFTDPRPESEKEPGEGMVKEWVPTTPGRIIFNSSVPPAMGYWNKTMGKKEQGDIIFSAYRTVGLATTVVFLDNLKAFGFRYATLAGVSVGIEDMKIPGEKDEILREAEDDVARFTRAYNNGVISNGERYNKVIDTWTHANNDVADAMVNRLAADRGGFNPVFMMMNSGARGSRDQMRQLAGMRGLMAKPQKKLTGGIGEIIESPIKSNFREGLTVLEYFISTHGARKGLADTALKTADAGYLTRRLVDVAQDVTISEEDCGTVLGLEVAALKEGEDVVEPLKDRIVGSVANDDIYDPIDGDLLVAAGELIDEDAADEIELVGIQSVKIRSVLTCESRRGLCVKCYGRNLATMGIVDPGEAVGILAAQSIGEPGTQLTLRTFHIGGTAARIAATTGRKSKVEGVAQFERIVTVTTPEGARIVTSREGEIIMRSAEGAIRSRLAVPYGATISVEDSQKVAVGDTLFAWDPYSEPIVADFGGTLRFIDIVEDESVREELDESTGRRQMVIIEDRSKKLHPMIEIIDPNGVKVREFIVPVGAQLTVRDGEVIQPGAALAKLAREAYKTRDITGGLPRIAELFEARKPKDPAVITEVDGTVRFGDIKRGKREVLVIPETGNERVYEVPVGKHLRVHEGDSVRAGDRLSEGPVNPHDILRIKGPQAVQEYLLNEVQEVYRLQGVKINDKHIGVIVRQMLQKVRILEPGTTEFLEGETVDRTEFVDTNTKVMTSGGTPATSEPLLLGITKASLTTQSFISAASFQETTRVLTDAAIRGARDDLQGLKENIIIGHLIPAGTGIYRYEDVSFGADDAQAGAPVAPEVVAASETAVIQA; encoded by the coding sequence CGAGGCCCGCGTACTGATGCTGTCGTCGAACAATATCCTGCTGCCCAGCAACGGGCGGCCGGTGGCGGCGCCGTCGCAGGACATCGTGATCGGGTGCTACTGGCTGACCAAGGACCAGGCCGACTTCCGCGACAAGGTGGTGGCGGACCAGGCCGAGATCGCCAAGCCGCCGGCCGAGCGCGACCAGTCGGTGGTGCTGCCGCGCTTCGGCTCGGTGGCCGAGGTGGAAATGGCGCTGGCGCACCGCCGCGTGGGCTATCACTCGACGGTGTACTTCTTCACCGACCCGCGCCCCGAGTCCGAGAAGGAGCCGGGCGAGGGGATGGTCAAGGAGTGGGTGCCCACCACCCCCGGGCGCATCATTTTCAACTCGTCGGTTCCGCCCGCGATGGGCTACTGGAACAAGACGATGGGCAAGAAGGAGCAGGGCGACATCATCTTCAGCGCCTACCGGACGGTGGGGCTGGCGACGACGGTGGTGTTCCTGGACAACCTGAAGGCCTTCGGCTTCCGCTACGCCACGCTGGCCGGCGTGTCGGTGGGCATCGAGGACATGAAGATCCCCGGCGAGAAGGACGAGATCCTTCGCGAGGCCGAGGACGATGTGGCCCGCTTCACCCGCGCGTACAACAACGGCGTCATCAGCAACGGCGAGCGGTACAACAAGGTCATCGACACCTGGACGCACGCCAACAACGACGTGGCCGACGCCATGGTGAACCGCCTGGCGGCGGACCGCGGCGGCTTCAACCCGGTGTTCATGATGATGAACTCGGGCGCCCGCGGCTCGCGTGACCAGATGCGCCAGCTGGCCGGCATGCGCGGCCTGATGGCCAAGCCGCAGAAGAAGCTCACGGGCGGCATCGGGGAAATCATCGAGTCGCCGATCAAGTCGAACTTCCGCGAGGGCCTTACGGTGCTGGAGTACTTCATCTCCACGCACGGCGCCCGCAAGGGCCTGGCCGACACGGCGCTGAAGACGGCGGACGCGGGATACCTGACCCGCCGCCTGGTGGACGTGGCCCAGGACGTCACCATCAGCGAAGAGGACTGCGGCACGGTCCTTGGGCTCGAGGTGGCGGCGCTCAAGGAGGGCGAGGACGTGGTGGAGCCGCTGAAGGACCGCATCGTCGGTTCGGTGGCCAACGACGACATCTACGACCCGATCGACGGCGACCTGCTGGTGGCCGCGGGCGAGCTGATCGACGAGGACGCGGCGGACGAGATCGAGCTGGTGGGCATCCAGTCGGTGAAGATCCGCAGCGTGCTCACCTGCGAAAGCCGCCGCGGGCTGTGCGTGAAGTGCTACGGCCGCAACCTGGCCACGATGGGCATCGTGGACCCGGGCGAGGCGGTGGGCATCCTGGCCGCGCAGTCCATCGGCGAGCCGGGCACGCAGCTGACGCTGCGCACCTTCCACATCGGCGGCACGGCGGCCCGCATCGCGGCCACCACCGGGCGCAAGAGCAAGGTCGAGGGCGTGGCCCAGTTCGAGCGCATCGTCACGGTGACGACGCCCGAGGGCGCGCGCATCGTCACCAGCCGCGAAGGCGAGATCATCATGCGGTCGGCCGAGGGGGCCATCCGCAGCCGGCTGGCGGTGCCGTACGGCGCAACCATTTCGGTGGAGGACAGCCAGAAGGTGGCCGTGGGCGACACGCTGTTCGCGTGGGACCCGTACTCCGAGCCCATCGTGGCGGACTTCGGCGGCACCCTGCGTTTCATCGACATCGTCGAGGACGAGTCGGTGCGCGAGGAGCTCGACGAGTCCACCGGGCGCCGACAGATGGTGATCATCGAGGACCGCAGCAAGAAGCTGCACCCGATGATCGAGATCATCGACCCCAACGGCGTGAAGGTGCGCGAGTTCATCGTGCCCGTGGGCGCGCAGCTCACGGTGCGCGACGGCGAGGTCATTCAGCCGGGTGCCGCGCTGGCCAAGCTGGCCCGCGAGGCGTACAAGACCCGCGACATCACCGGCGGCCTGCCGCGCATCGCCGAGCTGTTCGAGGCGCGCAAGCCCAAGGACCCGGCGGTGATCACCGAGGTGGACGGCACCGTGCGCTTCGGCGACATCAAGCGCGGCAAGCGCGAGGTGCTGGTGATCCCGGAGACGGGGAACGAGCGGGTGTACGAGGTGCCGGTGGGCAAGCACCTGCGCGTGCACGAGGGCGACTCGGTGCGCGCCGGCGACCGCCTGTCGGAGGGGCCGGTGAACCCGCACGACATCCTGCGGATCAAGGGGCCGCAGGCCGTGCAGGAGTACCTGCTGAACGAGGTGCAGGAGGTGTATCGCCTGCAGGGCGTGAAGATCAACGACAAGCACATCGGCGTAATCGTGCGCCAGATGCTGCAGAAGGTGCGTATCCTGGAGCCCGGCACCACCGAGTTCCTGGAAGGCGAAACGGTGGACCGCACCGAGTTCGTCGACACCAACACCAAGGTCATGACCAGCGGGGGCACGCCGGCCACGTCGGAGCCGCTGTTGCTGGGCATCACCAAGGCGTCGCTGACCACGCAGTCGTTCATCTCGGCGGCTTCGTTCCAGGAGACCACGCGGGTGCTGACCGACGCCGCCATCCGCGGCGCGCGCGACGACCTGCAGGGGCTGAAGGAGAACATCATCATCGGCCACCTGATCCCGGCCGGTACCGGCATCTACCGGTACGAGGACGTGTCGTTCGGCGCTGACGACGCGCAGGCGGGCGCCCCGGTTGCGCCCGAGGTGGTGGCGGCCAGCGAGACGGCCGTCATCCAGGCCTGA
- a CDS encoding D-aminoacylase, producing the protein MKIQQRSLLLAALAAAVSACTGTAPVAAPGPSAAAPYDVLIRNGLIVDGTGSPWYRGDVALRGDRIAAVGQLRAAQARDTIDATGLVVSPGWIDMLGHSEYPLLRDGRAISKIMQGITSEITGEVTSVVPVNANTLRELGRDSVPWSDLDGYFAALEQARPAINLGTFVTVGSVRRYAMGDANRAPTAAELDTMRAHVAAAMEDGAMGLSSGLIYTPASFATTEEVIELNKVAARYGGGYASHIRSEGDRLVEAVNEAIRIGEEGGNWVQIHHLKASGRANWGKMVPAVAAIEAARARGVDVTADQYPYPASGTGLDATIPNWAHAGGTDSLLARLADPTTRARLREELTGGGTDWRIGTSAGGPSGVMIAGVSTDSLRRYQGMRLSEVAEARGQEVVDALFDILLADRANTSAIYFSMSEEDIEYGMRQPWMMVGIDAGARAADSTVTGKPHPRAYGSFPRILCRYVRERNVITLPDAIRRFTSLPAARVGLDDRGVLKEGMFADLTIFDPNTVCDRATFEVPVQTSVGIVHVIVNGVPVVRGGAVTGERPGRALRRAGAR; encoded by the coding sequence ATGAAGATACAGCAACGTTCGCTCCTGCTGGCCGCGCTCGCCGCCGCCGTTTCCGCCTGCACCGGGACGGCGCCCGTTGCGGCTCCCGGGCCGAGCGCCGCGGCGCCCTACGACGTGCTGATCCGCAACGGGTTGATCGTCGACGGCACGGGAAGTCCGTGGTACCGGGGCGACGTGGCGCTGCGGGGCGACCGCATCGCGGCGGTGGGGCAGCTGCGAGCGGCGCAGGCGCGCGACACCATCGACGCCACTGGGCTCGTCGTCTCGCCCGGGTGGATCGACATGCTGGGGCACAGCGAGTACCCCCTGCTTCGCGATGGGCGCGCCATCAGCAAGATCATGCAGGGGATCACCAGCGAAATTACGGGCGAGGTGACCAGCGTGGTCCCGGTGAACGCCAACACGCTTCGCGAGCTGGGGCGCGACTCGGTGCCCTGGAGCGACCTGGACGGCTACTTCGCCGCGCTGGAGCAGGCACGCCCGGCCATCAACCTGGGGACGTTCGTCACCGTGGGCTCGGTGCGGCGCTACGCGATGGGGGACGCGAACCGGGCGCCGACCGCGGCGGAGCTGGACACCATGCGCGCGCATGTCGCAGCCGCGATGGAGGACGGCGCCATGGGGCTCTCGTCCGGGCTGATCTACACGCCCGCCTCGTTCGCGACCACGGAGGAGGTGATCGAGCTGAACAAGGTGGCGGCGCGGTATGGCGGCGGGTACGCGTCGCACATCCGCTCGGAAGGCGATCGCCTGGTGGAGGCGGTGAACGAGGCCATCCGCATCGGCGAGGAGGGCGGCAACTGGGTGCAGATCCATCACCTGAAGGCGTCTGGCCGGGCGAACTGGGGGAAGATGGTGCCGGCCGTGGCGGCCATCGAGGCGGCCCGCGCCCGCGGCGTAGACGTGACGGCGGACCAGTATCCGTACCCCGCCAGCGGCACCGGCCTGGACGCCACCATCCCCAACTGGGCGCACGCGGGCGGCACCGACTCGCTGCTGGCCCGCCTGGCCGATCCCACGACCCGTGCCCGTCTGCGCGAAGAGCTGACCGGCGGCGGCACCGACTGGCGTATCGGCACCTCCGCGGGCGGGCCGTCGGGAGTGATGATCGCGGGGGTGAGCACCGACAGCCTGCGGCGCTACCAGGGGATGCGGCTGAGCGAGGTGGCGGAGGCGCGCGGGCAGGAGGTGGTGGACGCGCTGTTCGACATCCTCCTGGCGGACCGGGCGAACACGTCGGCGATCTACTTTTCGATGTCCGAGGAGGACATCGAGTATGGAATGCGCCAGCCGTGGATGATGGTGGGGATCGACGCGGGTGCGCGGGCCGCGGACAGCACGGTGACTGGCAAGCCGCATCCGCGTGCGTACGGCTCGTTCCCTCGCATCCTCTGCCGGTACGTGCGCGAGCGGAACGTGATCACGCTGCCGGACGCGATCCGCCGCTTCACCTCGCTCCCGGCGGCGCGCGTGGGGCTGGATGACCGCGGGGTGCTGAAGGAGGGGATGTTCGCGGACCTGACCATCTTCGATCCCAACACCGTCTGCGACCGCGCGACGTTCGAGGTTCCGGTGCAGACGAGCGTGGGGATCGTGCACGTGATCGTGAACGGCGTGCCCGTGGTTCGTGGTGGCGCCGTGACGGGCGAGCGGCCGGGGCGGGCGCTGCGGCGGGCGGGGGCACGGTAG